cagctgatagcaaagggagaagcAATcctttaaagcagggttgtgactctgtgattggcccttgccattgtgTAACAATTATATAACAATGACAATAACGATGTGTCACGATcatgattggtttagcaggatggtgaacgcctccaacagctgattcaagTTAGGTAGATCATTTATTAAGAGTGAGATCTTCCTGAAAGATTTACACTGGATACATTTCACTCAGGacagactagttgcagatatgcaacagtGATACACACAAGataaaatatgcattttttaggataacagctgaatgtatttaggagtgcatcaattaataaaaaggctgagctacatttgtcacacaaaagttttaatgaaatgttttgtgtacTGAGGTTTtaattttgtagtcattccatgcttaagcctcaAACATATttgtccatccatctatccgTCTTCATCTGCTTAGCCGGTGACGGGTCGCGGAGgtagcagctccagcagggaaccccaatCTTCCCTTTTCCGATCCACTTCAACCaactccaactgggggatcctgaggcgttcccaggccaggttggagataataTCTCTCCACCTAgacctgggtcttccccgaggcctcctcccagctggacgtgcctggaccacctccctagggaggcacccaggaggcatccttccAGATGTACCGTACCACCttaactggctcctttcaatgcAAAGGAGCAGCGACTCTACTCCGAGCTCTTCTCACAATCATATTTGTGAAAGTCAAAAAAGGAGCGATTATTGTCACACCAGTAGAGTCTGGCCCTGATCCTGTTCTTTACTCGTCAAGGCGACAGCCGCTCGCACCGCAGAACAACAGCCACATCCAAAAGGGAGGCTGCTTGGTCTGATTCTCTGCTGAAAccttcttctccttttcctcctggTTATTCTTCTTTGGGAagtaattgaaaatgaaaacaacacatcagtacagaaacacaaatacacGTCTACAGCTTAACACAAGATCAGGAGACGTCTTCAAGTCATAAACAACTGGACTTGTTTGGTCCAGAAACAGCATCATCACTTGTCTCATTAATCAAGAAGCACATGATTGGTAATGCATGGCGTTTGATGCTTTTAGAATATTAGAGATAATTAGATGATTACAGAATGAGGGGACAGAAAGGATAGAAAGGAAAATAGACAGGAGAGAAGTTCAAAACTAATGAACGTGAATGAGAGATAAACTGAGGTAAAACTGAGACAGCTTTATTAAATCCTTCATACTATCTCTGCTGGTCTGTTCCACCTgacttaaaggtccaatgtgtaggaatgtCTCCCATCTAGCACTGGGGTCATGAattgcaatcaactctctcgcaccACGCAGTTCCAAGTACATATTACAGCTACGGTGACCTTCACACTTCAAAAAGGCGgtattttgcacttttcaaTATGAGCAGTATATCCTGGATGTCCCTTAACGGCTAACTTATTTCAAGATGGCGGATAAATATGGAGCATCTACCCCAATTCAttcaaatggaaatgtaaaatgtcaagCCAATTGGATTACTTGGAAGGGaaggtggtggtaaatattcataatAATGGACAACTTTGTGAACTGGCAACATCAATTTTGAtaatgaaaaatattaaaactacacacattacacactggacctttaataTCTGTTATCTCATCTGGTCAGATCATGTCCAATCTATTCTTGTGTACTTTTAAAATGGTTTCACTGATTCAAATTTCTTTGTAAATGCACCCTTACCTTTGAGAAGATTTTGCAGAAGAAGCGGGAGAAGTGGTTGCTCCTCTTTGTCTTAGTCTCCTCAGCATCATTTTGGTTATTGCTGAGACACTCAGAGACAGATTGAGACTGTTCCAAAGAGCTCTGGCGGAAGgtttcttcatcctcctcttcagaGTCAGTGGACTGTTGACTCAAAAAAGAGCTAATCTCTTCCTGGAACTCGTCAGTTGTAGATTCAGTCAGAGGTGGGTCCTCTGGGCGTTTGGACCAAGCAACTTTAACCTGATTATTTGGAGTAATTGTGCTGGCAAAAGACAGAGATGAAAGAACCTTTCTGGTGTCTTCTGTTGTCTGATCCTCATCCTCCACATAGTCCACCAACACTAGTTTAGTGGACCTAAGGTCTGCTCCCGGAGCAGCAAtgcaggaggtggtggagggcGTCTCTTGAGAACGAAGAGCTTCCTGTTTGTTCTCTCCAGTGCTCCTAAGTTTTACGTTAGGGCTGGCTGACCTGACAGTCTCCTTCATCTGTTCTAGTGGAGCTGGCTGAATCCTATTCCTCTGCCTTCCACTGAAACACCACTTCCACTGCGCCTTGCCGTCACATCCTCGTGTCCTAATCCTCTTCACTGCAGTGCTTCGTCCTGGAAGAAAGGATTTCATTGTTTTCACAACTCGCTTCAAACGCTTCTTGGCTACTCTGTCCTTTGACACCAGGCATCCCTGAGGGCTGGAACTCAGGTCTGATTGGGGAGGAGCATTGCTGTCCTTGAACATCTTGACAGAGTCAGTGGACAAAGCCTCAGTGGACTGCAATTGCTTTGCTTCAGTGGACTGCTCTGTCtttacagaggaggaggaacatGAGGCAGGTGCCATGCTCTCATTGAACCTGATAGCAAGACAGGACATTAATACTGTGTTGGTAGTCCAGACATCCCCTTTTGCTCCACACTCTTCAGCCCTTGTCTCCAGGTTGTCTAGATTAAAGAAGCTTTGGCATACTTCTCTAATCTCTTCTTCAATATTCTGAACAAAAGGTGTGATCCTATCGGAGAGGTCTGAATCAGAGGCACACCAAGGAGAGGGGTACGTCATCCTGCTCTCATCACTGAGGCTTGAATGNNNNNNNNNNCAGGTGACCTCTTGGTCCTCTAAAACATCATCATGATGCATCATCTCGTCAAGATCCACAAGATCCTCAGTGGACACTGAGTTCCTGGAGAACGGAGGAGCATTGGCCATGTCGTGCATGTCCTCGGCTTCCATGTCCATGTCACTTAAAACATAATTCTAGTGGAGAAACACGTTGAGAAGACATTTAGTTCTGCTAGAAGAAGTGTTTGAACCCTTAACATAAACAGTAGAGCTAGCCTTAGATTTAAATTTTAGCATTGATAATTTTAAAGAAGTATGCAGTGGACagtgaaaagtgaaataaatgttGAATTTAATTATAGTTATGGAACGGTTTAGTCAAAATCAAACATTAGGTCTTATATTTTTACAGTATGATACACATGTCCTACTTCATattttttcttaattaaaaTTATAACATAATTTTATAGCATGCCCGTGTGTTAATACTGCAGGTAATGCACATGATAATGTTTCATAGTTCTGAATCATGACTAAAAAGGTTGCTAATAGATGTTTTTCTCCTCCGCGTTTATACATGTGATTGATATACTTATGAGCACATGTGATTGTTGGACACATAAAAACTTACATTACACATGTTTTTGTCTGcatgcattttaatgtttgCTTGTTAATGTGTTCCCACAGTAAATGCATTGATTTGACTTGAAATGGAATTTGCTATGTAAAAAACGTTATACAAGCTGggtatatttttgtaaaaaatactccAATTTTCAGATTCATTTAAGATATTTAGATCACTGTGATAAAACATGTAGCATTTATTGttcttttatattatatatgccTTACATACAAGATATCTGGTACATTGCTCAGATAT
The nucleotide sequence above comes from Etheostoma spectabile isolate EspeVRDwgs_2016 chromosome 15, UIUC_Espe_1.0, whole genome shotgun sequence. Encoded proteins:
- the LOC116702820 gene encoding uncharacterized protein LOC116702820, with protein sequence MKETVRSASPNVKLRSTGENKQEALRSQETPSTTSCIAAPGADLRSTKLVLVDYVEDEDQTTEDTRKVLSSLSFASTITPNNQVKVAWSKRPEDPPLTESTTDEFQEEISSFLSQQSTDSEEEDEETFRQSSLEQSQSVSECLSNNQNDAEETKTKRSNHFSRFFCKIFSKNNQEEKEKKVSAENQTKQPPFWMWLLFCGASGCRLDE